From the genome of Haloterrigena sp. KLK7, one region includes:
- a CDS encoding 50S ribosomal protein L39e: MGKKSKGKKKRLAKLENQNSRVPAWVMMKTDMEVQRNPKRRNWRRNDTDE; the protein is encoded by the coding sequence ATGGGTAAGAAATCGAAGGGCAAGAAGAAGCGACTTGCCAAACTCGAGAACCAGAACAGCCGCGTTCCGGCCTGGGTCATGATGAAGACGGACATGGAAGTCCAGCGAAACCCCAAGCGACGCAACTGGCGGCGTAACGACACCGACGAGTAA